TCTGCGGCCTCATCGGCATGAACGGGTCCGGCAAATCCACGTTGTTCAAGTCGATCATGGGACTGGTGCGACCGTCGTCCGGCCGGGTGTCGATCGCCGGCCACAGCCCGAATCACGCACGTACGCGTGGACTGGTGTCCTATGTCCCCCAGGCCGAGGACGTCGACTGGGACTTCCCCATCTCGGTGCGCGAAGTCGCGATGACCGGGCGTTACGGCCGCCAGAATCGCTTCCGGCGCATCACCGCCCGGGATCGGGATGCCGTCGACGACGCCCTCGCCCGCGTCGGGCTGACCGACCTCGCCGACCGGCAGATCGGCAAACTGTCCGGCGGACAACGTAAACGGGCCTTCGTGGCCCGGGGGATCGCACAGGAGGCGGAGATCCTCCTGCTCGACGAACCGTTCGCCGGGGTCGACAAGCGTTCGGAGAGAACCATCATCGACCTCCTGGTGGACCTTTCCGCCGATGGGGCGACGATCCTCATCTCGACACACGACCTGTCCACGCTGCCGTCGTTCGCCACCGAGGCGGTGTTGCTGATGCAACGCGTCCTGGTGCACGGCACGCCCGCCGACGCGTTGCGTCCGGAGAACCTGGCGCTCGCCTTCGGGGTGGACGTGCTCGGCGACGGTCGCGCGGAAGGCCAAGAACCACAGCGTGATCGCCGGCCTTCACCGGAGAACGGGGCGGCGTGATGATCGATTTCCTCGTCGAACCCTGGTCCCTGTCCTTCATGCGCGACGCCTTTCTCGCCAGCGGTGTGGCGGCCGCCGTGTGCGCCCTGATCAGCTGCTGGATCGTGCTGATCGGCTGGTCGCTGATGGGAGATGCGGTGTCGCACGCCGTTCTACCCGGAGTGGTGCTCTCCTACATCATCGGGATTCCGTTCGCGATCGGCGCGGTCGTCTTCGGGTTCCTGGCGGTCACTCTGATCGGTACGGTCCGCGACACCAGCCGCGTCAAGGAGGACGCCGCCATCGGCATCGTGTTCACCACCCTGTTCGCGCTCGGACTGGTCCTCGTGTCGGTGACCCCGAGCCAGACCGACCTCAATCACATCCTGTTCGGCAACGTGCTGGGGGTCTCGGGTGCCGACCTGTGGCAGTTGGTGATCCTGGCCGCGGTGGTCGCGGCCGTGCTGATCGCCAAGCGTCGGGACCTCACACTGTTCGCCTTCGATCCGGTCCACGCGCATGCCATCGGGTTGTCCCGACGATGGTTGGGCGCACTCCTTCTCGGGCTGCTCGCGCTCACCTGCGTGGTGGCCCTGCAGGTCGTCGGCGTCATCCTGGTGGTCGCGATGCTGATCATCCCGGGCGCCGCCGCACATCTGTTGACCGATCGGTTCGGCCACATGCTGGTCATCGCACCGACGCTGGCCGTCGGCGCGACCGTCGTCGGCATCTACATCAGCTACGGCGCCGACGTCTCGCCCGGCGGAATGGTTGTCGTGACTCAAGGTGTGATGTTCGCCCTGATCTATCTTTTCGCACCCCGGAACGGGCTGCTGACCCGGTGGTTCACCCAGAGACGGACGTCGTTCGCACCCGCCTGACACCCGAGTGGGCTGGGATGCGTCCACCGCGATCGTTACACTTGCCGATGGTGACAAAGCAGAGCTCCGCACACGACGGCTCCCACGCCGACCTCCACACCCAGCTGCCACGGGTGTCGCCGCTTGTCGAGATCACCCGATTCGGGACGGCGACCGCACACGCGGCGGCAGGTGTCGGGCGCTTCGTGCTCCACACCGTCGGCGACGCCCTCCACGGCAAACCACCCACCGCACAGCGCGTCGCGCACGAGGTCCGGACCACCTTCGAACACCTCGGACCCACCTACGTGAAGCTCGGCCAGCTCATCGCGTCGAGCCCCGGCGTGTTCACCGAGACGTTGTCGACCGAATTCGAGTCGCTGCTCGATCGCGTGCCGTCGGCGGATCCCGCCGAGATCCGCGCGCTGTTCATCGAGGAACTCGGTCGGCCGCCGGAGCAGGTGTTCGCCGCCTTCGACACCGAACCCATCGCGTCGGCCTCGATCGCCCAGGTGCACACCGCGACACTGCACAGCGGTGAAGAGGTCGTGGTGAAGATCCAGCGCCCCGGGATCACCGACCGCCTCGCCCCCGACGTCGCGCTCCTCGAGCGGTTCGCCGGCCTCGCCGAGATCTCCGAGTACGGGCGGATGTTGAGCGCCCGGCATGTCGTCGAGGACTTCGCCGAGGGGCTGTCCGCCGAACTCGACTTCCGCCACGAAGCCGCCACCATGCGGGAGTGGTACGAGTGCCTGCGGCCGGGTCCGTTCGGTGATCGCGTGCGGGTGCCGCTGGTCTACGACGACCTGACGACGTCGCGCGTGCTCACCATGGAACGGATCTACGCCATCCGGATCGACGATGCGACCGCCGTGCGCGCCGCCGGCCACGACGGTGTCGCGCTGTGCCGCAACCTGCTCCTCTCCCTTCTCGAGTCCGCGTTCCACGGTGGCCTGTTCCACGGCGACCTGCATGCGGGCAACGTCCTCGTCGACGCCGACGGCACCCTGGTGCTGCTCGACTTCGGGATTGTGGGCCGGTTCACCCCACGCACCCGGCGCATCCTGCGTCAGCTGGTCGTCGACCTCATCGTCCGTGGCGACTACGAGTCCGCCGGTCGGGCGATCTTCCTGCTCGGTGCGGTGCACAACCCGACGTCATCGACGGCCAAGGGCGCCGAGGACATCAGGAAGGTCACGTCCCCGCTGTCGACCACCGACCTCGGATCGATGTCCTACACCGACCTCGGGCGCCAGCTGGCCGCGGTGGCCAAGGCACACGACGCACGGCTGCCGCGTGAACTGGTGCTCGTCGGCAAGCAATTGCTCTACGTCGAGAAGTACATGAAACTGCTCGCACCCCGCTGGAAGGCGATGTCGGACAAGGAGATCTACGGCTACATGGCCGGGATCACCAAGGAGGCCGAGCGGGAGCGACGTGCCGACGACACCCGGTCCGGTTGAGGCCCCCGGCGAGCCGTCCGTCGGCGACCGGAAGATATATGGCACCGTCGGTGTCAGGAATGTCCGAGACCTGCGACGGCTCGCGACGGGGCGCCGCTACTGTTGTGGCGTTGAGTCCGGATAACGGGAGTGGAGAATGAGACGATTTTGGCTGGCGCTGCCGGCGTTCCTCGGCGCCGCGTGTATTGCCGCTGCCATCGCCATACCGCTGTTTCTGGTACCGCAGCTGCGGGTGGTCCCGCTCGACCTCGACATCACGTCGGTCGCGACGACGGTGCCCGAGGACGGCTCGACGGGTGACCGCTACCCCGCGCGGATCTTCGACCGCTGCTCGGTGAGCGAGCGCA
This sequence is a window from Gordonia insulae. Protein-coding genes within it:
- a CDS encoding metal ABC transporter ATP-binding protein, whose translation is MWNRDSPAPQQGSATQRDEPRPAIEIADLTVRYGSVLALDDVSLTLQPGRICGLIGMNGSGKSTLFKSIMGLVRPSSGRVSIAGHSPNHARTRGLVSYVPQAEDVDWDFPISVREVAMTGRYGRQNRFRRITARDRDAVDDALARVGLTDLADRQIGKLSGGQRKRAFVARGIAQEAEILLLDEPFAGVDKRSERTIIDLLVDLSADGATILISTHDLSTLPSFATEAVLLMQRVLVHGTPADALRPENLALAFGVDVLGDGRAEGQEPQRDRRPSPENGAA
- a CDS encoding metal ABC transporter permease yields the protein MIDFLVEPWSLSFMRDAFLASGVAAAVCALISCWIVLIGWSLMGDAVSHAVLPGVVLSYIIGIPFAIGAVVFGFLAVTLIGTVRDTSRVKEDAAIGIVFTTLFALGLVLVSVTPSQTDLNHILFGNVLGVSGADLWQLVILAAVVAAVLIAKRRDLTLFAFDPVHAHAIGLSRRWLGALLLGLLALTCVVALQVVGVILVVAMLIIPGAAAHLLTDRFGHMLVIAPTLAVGATVVGIYISYGADVSPGGMVVVTQGVMFALIYLFAPRNGLLTRWFTQRRTSFAPA
- a CDS encoding ABC1 kinase family protein, which encodes MTKQSSAHDGSHADLHTQLPRVSPLVEITRFGTATAHAAAGVGRFVLHTVGDALHGKPPTAQRVAHEVRTTFEHLGPTYVKLGQLIASSPGVFTETLSTEFESLLDRVPSADPAEIRALFIEELGRPPEQVFAAFDTEPIASASIAQVHTATLHSGEEVVVKIQRPGITDRLAPDVALLERFAGLAEISEYGRMLSARHVVEDFAEGLSAELDFRHEAATMREWYECLRPGPFGDRVRVPLVYDDLTTSRVLTMERIYAIRIDDATAVRAAGHDGVALCRNLLLSLLESAFHGGLFHGDLHAGNVLVDADGTLVLLDFGIVGRFTPRTRRILRQLVVDLIVRGDYESAGRAIFLLGAVHNPTSSTAKGAEDIRKVTSPLSTTDLGSMSYTDLGRQLAAVAKAHDARLPRELVLVGKQLLYVEKYMKLLAPRWKAMSDKEIYGYMAGITKEAERERRADDTRSG